A genome region from Anopheles stephensi strain Indian chromosome 2, UCI_ANSTEP_V1.0, whole genome shotgun sequence includes the following:
- the LOC118502652 gene encoding uncharacterized protein LOC118502652 produces MDPATLEEKYPFITKDYLEGILRREQCESAIKVESFKVIAPLAKGENYSSDILRVTVNYTTGSHNHRTQSYIIKVSFARDEDADLLDAYDVFKREIAAYDVVMPKVEQLLSSIGYSKRLAPAAHAIHATTIKHFVFEDLSLQGYKPVGRAEGLNFRQLQLVLEKIAKFHAATAVLYSIDEDSMASHHYRNISEDVPHFYPLFQNSVVACGEQAAGWPTTQGRIADKLRALEQTIIAKGCRVYTRCESDFNVLNHGDLWVNNVMLKSEPSGKPIDAILVDYATGFFGSPAIDLSYLLFTSAANEVTVEDFDLLLQHYHAELVDTLTKLKYGKKVPTLLDIQIEMLRKGHNGVMFSTFLIPLRLLEDTSNADLGGLLGKTEEAIAFRKRLFSHPKYRDRMEYLLNFFDRKGYLD; encoded by the exons ATGGACCCGGCAACGCTCGAGGAGAAGTATCCCTTCATCACGAAGGATTATCTGGAGGGCATACTGCGGCGAGAGCAGTGCGAGAGTGCCATCAAGGTGGAAAGTTTCAAGGTGATCGCACCGCTGGCCAAGGGTGAAAACTACTCCAGTGACATCCTGCGGGTGACGGTAAACTATACGACCGGAAGCCACAATCACAG AACGCAGAGCTACATCATCAAGGTATCGTTCGCGCGAGATGAGGACGCCGATCTGCTGGATGCGTACGATGTGTTCAAGCGTGAGATTGCGGCGTACGATGTGGTGATGCCGAAAGTCGAACAGTTGCTAAGCTCGATCGGATACAGCAAACGATTAGCACCGGC TGCACATGCGATCCATGCCACAACGATCAAACATTTCGTGTTTGAGGATCTGTCGCTGCAGGGTTACAAGCCGGTGGGTCGCGCGGAGGGTCTTAACTTCCGGCAGCTTCAGCTAGTGCTGGAAAAGATCGCCAAATTCCATGCTGCTACCGCCGTCCTGTACAGTATC GACGAGGACAGTATGGCCTCACACCACTATCGCAACATTAGCGAAGATGTGCCCCATTTCTATCCGCTGTTCCAGAACAGTGTGGTTGCGTGCGGTGAACAGGCTGCCGGTTGGCCCACTACCCAGGGCCGAATAGCGGACAAGTTGCGCGCACTGGAGCAAACGATCATCGCCAAAGGATGCCGTGTGTATACGCGCTGCGAGTCGGACTTTAACGTGCTCAACCATGGCGATCTTTGGGTGAACAATGTGATGCTTAAGTCGGAACCGAGCGGGAAACCGATCGATGCGATACTGGTGGACTATGCGACCGGTTTCTTCGGTTCGCCGGCGATCGATCTTAGCTATCTGCTGTTCACATCGGCCGCCAACGAGGTGACGGTGGAAGACTTtgatctgctgctgcaacacTATCATGCCGAGCTGGTGGATACGCTGACGAAGCTTAAGTATGGCAAGAAGGTGCCTACGCTGCTCGACATACAGATTGAGATGCTGCGCAAGGGACATAATGGGGTAATGTTTTCGACCTTCTTGATACCGCTCCGGTTGCTGGAGGATACGTCGAACGCCGATCTGGGTGGGCTGTTGGGAAAGACGGAGGAAGCGATCGCGTTCCGGAAGCGACTGTTCTCCCATCCCAAGTATCGGGATCGTATGGAGTATCTGCTGAACTTCTTCGATCGCAAGGGCTATCTGGATTGA
- the LOC118502410 gene encoding uncharacterized protein LOC118502410, with product MGDATAATNPPATPPAWLNNTFLETVLRKSEGDRDLHVVSVDSTPVGKPGEYLASQLFRLTVAYEGPKQNGTKKLVVKIQPEKGPIADSMDASLFKTELKMYGEFLPQMERILRENERPLQLPRCVHVGSVPQPTIILEDLAPDGWKGHDLVESFEEAKPITTAIARFHAASFYLSKNKTDFESFQTDVFEKKHPLLEWMFGKNLTAYIDALRTWPGCEQFVAPFERASADYCDRLHNIYSCKTPGRVYNVLNHGDFHAKNLLHQFNEEGAIVESRFLDFQASCWSTPAIDLYYLLNNIVHYKVKAAHKDELITFYHDEFTATLKALGFLGYIPTMLDLQIELLRNGFLDILHYTCFLQFRFFDFSKIPPEKLASGAVGNLGLESEEYQTLMKSLMPTYLHKGLLEYLAFVNSVSRDGFGSGPIFLDPLIANSSELSIHTCCCVEAISLSGSRCTRMQLTGKDPTSWLNGALFQKALAQYTGDRSLEVEDVHLAVHGNVAQQYASTIYRACVSYRSRGRTETIKVIVKLIASKVNSLADELTFDTELKVYRDYLTTMSALLGDGVASRFGPRLIYSANEPVPLLMLEDLTSHQFVQCSKLLAVEDAKVVLVKLAQFHATSYSLTNSSAANTLDTLNNGLFKQKPSEGVRFMLENFTIFAEELSHWDGYEKYAQRLKNLQPTFIERGASIYRARGFGYSVLNHGDFHYNNMLFKLDPEQRVQDVVFYDFQLSCWTTPAVDLLYFLYFICNRETRDTQRHHLIQLYHQEFTRTLDTVGFMGRVPSLLDVHCDLQRAGFLEVVLAICFVPFLFADYSQTLNVYGNEEDARAYRRQLYNREEYREIIKPLLPYFLHKGFLE from the exons ATGGGTGACGCTACTGCCGCAACGAATCCGCCGGCCACACCACCGGCGTGGCTCAACAACACCTTTCTGGAAACGGTTCTGCGCAAATCGGAAGGCGATCGAGATTTGCACGTTGTCAGCGTGGACAGTACGCCGGTCGGCAAACCGGGCGAATATTTGGCCAGTCAACTGTTTCGCCTAACCGTCGCGTACGAGGGACCGAAGCAGAATGGGACGAAAAAGTTGGTGGTGAAAATACAGCCCGAAAAGGGCCCGATTGCCGATTCGATGGATGCCAGTTTGTTTAAGACGGAGCTGAAAATGTACGGCGAGTTCCTGCCCCAGATGGAGCGCATTTTGCGGGAAAACGAACGGCCGCTCCAGCTTCCGAGGTGTGTCCACGTTGGGTCGGTGCCACAGCCAACCATCATACTGGAGGATCTCGCACCGGACGGTTGGAAGGGACACGATCTGGTCGAAAGCTTCGAGGAAGCGAAACCGATCACGACGGCGATCGCACGCTTTCATGCGGCTTCCTTCTATCTGAGCAAGAAT AAAACCGACTTTGAAAGCTTCCAAACGGATGTGTTCGAGAAAAAGCACCCGCTGCTGGAGTGGATGTTTGGCAAAAATTTGACCGCCTACATCGACGCCCTACGcacctggcccggttgcgaaCAGTTTGTAGCGCCGTTCGAGCGCGCCTCGGCCGACTATTGCGATCGGCTGCACAACATCTACAGCTGCAAAACACCCGGCCGGGTGTACAACGTGCTGAACCATGGTGATTTTCATGCGAAAAATCTACTGCATCAGTTCAACGAGGAGGGTGCGATTGTTGAGTCCCGGTTCCTAGACTTCCAAGCGTCCTGTTGGTCAACGCCGGCGATCGATCTGTACTATCTGCTGAACAACATCGTACACTACAAGGTGAAGGCAGCGCATAAGGACGAGCTGATCACGTTCTATCACGATGAGTTTACTGCCACGTTGAAAGCGCTTGGGTTTCTTGGGTACATCCCGACGATGCTGGATCTTCAGATCGAGCTGCTAAGGAACGGATTCCTTG ACATCCTACACTACACCTGTTTCCTGCAGTTTAGATTCTTCGACTTCAGTAAAATTCCCCCGGAGAAGCTTGCCAGCGGAGCGGTAGGCAATTTGGGACTGGAGAGCGAAGAGTATCAGACATTGATGAAGTCTCTCATGCCCACCTACTTACACAAGGGACTTTTGGAGTA TTTAGCCTTCGTCAACTCCGTCTCACGTGATGGCTTTGGCTCGGGTCCCATATTTTTGGACCCTTTAATAGC AAACAGTTCCGAACTTTCGATTCACACTTGCTGTTGTGTGGAAGCCATTTCGCTCAGTGGAAGTCGATGTACCAGGATGCAACTCACCGGCAAGGACCCGACGAGCTGGCTGAATGGCGCCCTGTTCCAGAAAGCACTCGCCCAATACACCGGCGACCGATCGCTCGAGGTGGAGGACGTACATCTGGCGGTGCACGGGAACGTGGCCCAACAGTACGCCAGTACGATCtatcgtgcgtgcgtgagttACCGGAGCCGTGGCAGGACGGAAACGATCAAAGTGATCGTTAAACTGATCGCCTCGAAGGTGAACAGTTTGGCCGATGAGCTAACATTCGATACGGAGCTGAAGGTGTACCGGGACTATCTGACGACGATGAGTGCGCTGCTCGGTGACGGTGTGGCGTCACGCTTTGGACCAAG GCTTATTTATTCCGCCAATGAACCCGTTCCACTGCTGATGCTGGAGGACTTGACGAGTCATCAGTTCGTGCAATGTAGCAAACTGCTTGCCGTGGAAGATGCAAAGGTGGTACTGGTGAAATTGGCCCAATTCCACGCCACTTCGTACAGCCTTACCAACTCCAGTGCG GCAAACACTCTGGACACTCTTAACAACGGCCTGTTCAAGCAGAAGCCCTCGGAGGGCGTCCGGTTTATGTTGGAAAACTTTACCATCTTTGCCGAGGAACTGTCCCACTGGGACGGGTACGAAAAGTACGCACAGCGCTTGAAAAATCTTCAACCAACGTTCATCGAGCGGGGTGCCTCCATATACCGGGCGCGTGGATTTGGCTACAGTGTACTCAACCATGGAGATTTCCACTACAACAACATGCTGTTCAAACTCGACCCAGAGCAACGTGTGCAGGATGTAGTTTTC TACGATTTTCAGCTCAGCTGCTGGACAACACCGGCCGTGGATCTGCTGTACTTCCTGTACTTTATCTGCAACCGTGAGACACGTGACACGCAGCGCCATCACTTGATTCAGCTGTATCATCAGGAGTTTACACGCACCCTGGACACTGTCGGTTTCATGGGACGGGTGCCCAGTCTGCTCGATGTGCACTGTGATCTACAGCGGGCCGGATTTCTGGAGGTCGTCTTAGCGATCTGCTTCGTGCCGTTTTTGTTCGCCGACTACAGCCAAACGTTGAATGTGTACGGGAATGAGGAGGACGCTCGTGCCTATCGCCGTCAGCTGTACAATCGGGAGGAGTATCGGGAAATTATTAAACCACTGCTGCCATACTTTTTGCACAAAGGATTCCTAGAGTAG
- the LOC118502411 gene encoding uncharacterized protein LOC118502411 has translation MQVPGDEREAPSWLNDEFFLRVIREFTHDSGAQLCHGCKLRAGTKPGEHFASVMYRTTIHYRCQPDREASLDVIMKIKPYQAGLKKDVLETGGDLFLREIQIYSKVLPEMKRRLEEIGETFCYPRLVYAADRPYTILVLEDVSAQGWKTGGYLTSMEEAIPAIKSIAKFHAASVIMEHDDSSFSTQHRCDVAEKFKPLNGMLAKSFKDLLDFMRTTEGFEHLIQPVERQQRKLLDNLVQSYAPSSNCLNVLVHGDFHSKNLLHQHTPDGRVGDTMLIDYQICSWTTPAVDLYYLLDTIVEQGVKEQHREAMIYLYYEEFRRLLLQLGWLGRITSLQELHIELLRKGAIELFHYVALYPYRFVDRSKIDFEAMLSGKASNPAASSPVYRRVMRDVLTRFLHQGVLEATTFRYQTGGVEKSINLIMKIKPVAEGMKKELLDDEDFFGKEIRMYTRVLPEMARLMGSIGEEYKYPNLIFASKTPHTIIILEDVSPQGWTMKGLLKSFEDLQPTIDAIAKFHAASIVMQANLVEPVLKFHGRIDDSLRAAYATSESCANVLIHGDFHFKNLLHLLTGERIVETMFVDYQMCSWSSQVVDLFYLTYMIPEQSVKSSHRDAIIHRYYGKFSSVLRRLNYGGKIPSLTELHAEMLRNGELELFHYIVFSAFRYTDLSKVDSEAFFLGRIENPALQLEEFKAKIFQINIINHDCMSISDSHSLRSSVGFLFKVGQFSARAECYEMTYNLDELQAPAWLNDEFFCNVMRESNNDPTIELTGACVLRPGTNKGDHYASVMFRTTVKYRSSCTKGEETLKIIMKTKPEADGLKKELLEDDGLFAIEVDMYSRTLPEMARMLKEIGEEYKYPRYIYGTLKPRPIIILEDISDQGWAMGDMIDTLDGMKPIVRNVALLHAASVMIESSDPTFAAKYRHSMANKFIGLEGLIRKGFGDLMQLTASYPEFAHFAKPLMKYQETLPQFFDSLFKQSKTYQNVLIHGDCHVKNLMHKTDSAGRITDTLLLDYQICCWTSPAIDLYYLLDLIPTQEVKDKHRSELIYSYYQQYSDLLKRLGFKGKIPSLLDLQLELLRYAGLELFHYAVFISFRYTDTTLIDIEALLKGEIQHAVTENPEYRKLIHTELTRFLHQGNL, from the exons ATGCAGGTTCCAGGGGATGAACGTGAGGCACCCAGCTGGTTGAATGATGAGTTCTTCCTGCGAGTGATACGAGAGTTTACCCACGATTCCGGTGCACAGTTGTGTCATGGGTGTAAGCTACGAGCGGGTACAAAGCCCGGTGAACATTTCGCTAGCGTCATGTACCGGACGACGATCCACTATCGATGCCAGCCGGACAGGGAAGCATCGCTGGACGTGATCATGAAGATCAAACCGTACCAGGCTGGGCTGAAGAAGGATGTGCTGGAAACAGGTGGAGATCTGTTTCTGAGAGAGATACAGATCTACAGTAAAGTGTTGCCAGAGATGAAGCGACGGCTTGAGGAGATTGGTGAGACGTTCTGCTACCCTCG GCTCGTTTATGCAGCGGACCGACCGTACACCATTCTCGTGCTGGAAGACGTTAGTGCGCAAGGATGGAAAACGGGAGGATATCTTACTTCTATGGAGGAGGCCATCCCGGCGATCAAATCGATTGCTAAATTTCATGCAGCATCCGTCATTATGGAGCACGAT GACTCATCCTTCAGTACCCAGCACCGCTGTGATGTGGCCGAAAAGTTTAAACCCCTGAACGGAATGTTGGCGAAAAGCTTCAAGGATCTGCTGGACTTTATGCGAACAACGGAAGGATTTGAACATTTGATCCAACCGGTGGAACGCCAGCAACGCAAATTGCTTGACAATCTCGTTCAAAGCTACGCTCCGTCGTCCAACTGTCTCAACGTGCTGGTTCATGGAGATTTCCATTCGAAAAATCTGCTTCACCAGCATACACCGGACGGGCGTGTCGGTGACACGATGCTTATCGACTACCAAATTTGTAGCTGGACAACACCGGCCGTCGATCTGTACTATCTGCTCGATACGATCGTCGAGCAAGGAGTTAAGGAACAGCATCGGGAAGCAATGATCTATCTGTACTACGAAGAGTTCCGGCGCCTTCTGCTCCAGCTCGGATGGTTGGGACGTATTACCTCCCTGCAGGAACTACACATCGAGTTGCTACGGAAGGGTGCGATCGAGTTGTTCCACTACGTAGCTCTGTACCCGTATCGGTTTGTCGACCGTTCGAAGATTGATTTTGAAGCGATGCTATCGGGCAAAGCGAGCAATCCGGCGGCCAGCAGTCCCGTGTATCGACGTGTGATGCGCGACGTATTGACAAGGTTCCTTCATCAAGGTGTGCTGGAAGC AACGACGTTCCGTTACCAGACCGGCGGTGTCGAGAAATCGATCAATCTTATCATGAAGATAAAGCCCGTGGCCGAAGGTATGAAGAAGGAGCTGCTGGATGATGAGGATTTTTTTGGCAAAGAAATTCGTATGTACACCCGGGTACTTCCCGAGATGGCGCGACTGATGGGAAGCATCGGCGAGGAGTATAAGTATCCAAA CTTAATCTTCGCATCCAAGACTCCCCACACGATCATCATCCTGGAAGATGTGAGTCCGCAAGGCTGGACAATGAAGGGGTTGCTTAAAAGCTTCGAGGATCTACAACCAACGATCGATGCCATCGCGAAGTTTCATGCCGCATCTATAGTAATGCAAGCGAAT CTGGTCGAACCGGTGCTAAAGTTCCACGGAAGGATCGACGACAGCTTACGTGCGGCATACGCCACCTCGGAATCCTGTGCCAATGTGTTGATACATGgggattttcatttcaaaaactTACTCCACCTGCTGACTGGCGAGCGAATCGTCGAGACAATGTTTGTGGACTATCAGATGTGTAGCTGGAGCTCGCAGGTGGTCGATCTGTTCTATCTCACGTACATGATACCGGAGCAATCGGTAAAGTCCAGCCATCGGGATGCAATCATTCATCGGTATTATGGGAAGTTTAGCAGTGTGCTTCGTCGGTTGAACTATGGCGGAAAGATTCCCTCCTTAACTGAGCTTCATGCAGAAATGCTACGGAACGGGGAACTTG AACTTTTCCACTACATCGTGTTTTCCGCCTTTCGGTATACCGATTTGTCCAAGGTGGACTCGGAGGCGTTCTTCCTGGGGCGTATCGAGAACCCTGCACTGCAGCTGGAAGAGTTTAAA GCGAAGATTTTCCAAATAAATATCATTAACCACGACTGTATGAGTATCTCCGATAGCCATTCCTTACGTAGCAGCGTTGGTTTCCTATTTAAGGTTGGCCAGTTTAGTGCAAGAGCAGAGTGCTACGAGATGACGTATAATCTGGACGAGCTTCAGGCACCGGCCTGGTTGAACGATGAGTTCTTCTGCAATGTGATGCGTGAATCGAATAATGATCCAACGATCGAGCTTacgggtgcgtgtgttttgcgACCAGGTACGAACAAAGGTGACCATTACGCAAGTGTCATGTTCCGCACGACTGTGAAGTATCGATCCAGCTGTACGAAGGGAGAAGAAACGTTAAAAATCATCATGAAAACGAAACCGGAAGCAGACGGCCTTAAGAAGGAGCTGCTTGAAGATGACGGACTGTTTGCGATCGAAGTTGACATGTACAGCCGGACACTACCGGAGATGGCACGAATGTTGAAGGAAATTGGAGAGGAGTACAAGTATCCGCG ATACATCTACGGTACGCTGAAACCACGCCCAATAATCATTCTGGAGGACATCAGTGATCAGGGATGGGCAATGGGAGACATGATCGACACACTGGACGGCATGAAGCCGATAGTAAGAAATGTGGCGCTGCTTCATGCCGCATCGGTCATGATAGAAAGCTCG GATCCTACATTCGCCGCCAAGTATCGCCATTCGATGGCTAACAAATTCATAGGCCTCGAGGGTCTGATCAGGAAGGGGTTCGGTGACTTGATGCAGCTAACGGCGTCCTACCCGGAGTTTGCTCACTTTGCCAAACCGTTGATGAAGTATCAAGAAACGTTACCGCAATTTTTCGACTCCCTTTTCAAACAATCCAAAACGTACCAGAATGTGCTCATCCACGGCGATTGTCATGTTAAGAATCTTATGCACAAAACTGATTCTGCTGGAAGGATTACCGATACATTACTGCTCGACTATCAGATCTGCTGCTGGACATCACCAGCGATCGATCTGTACTACCTGCTCGACTTGATACCGACGCAAGAGGTTAAGGATAAGCATCGTTCGGAGTTGATATATTCATACTACCAACAGTACAGTGATCTGTTGAAGCGGTTAGGGTTCAAGGGAAAGATACCGTCCCTGTTAGATTTGCAGCTAGAGCTTCTCCGATACGCGGGACTTG AACTGTTCCACTATGCTGTCTTCATTTCGTTTCGCTACACGGACACAACGTTGATCGATATCGAGGCATTGCTTAAAGGAGAGATTCAGCATGCTGTCACGGAAAATCCAGAGTATAGGAAGCTTATACACACGGAGCTGACGCGATTCCTTCACCAGGGAAATTTATGA
- the LOC118502654 gene encoding uncharacterized protein LOC118502654 isoform X1, whose product MMEFNHDELSSPGWLNEEFFQHVLCEYERDPAVRLVGTCQLRPGTKAGDHFASVMYRTTFRYQTGGVEKSINLIMKIKPVAEGMKKELLDDEDFFGKEIRMYTRVLPEMARLMGSIGEEYKYPNLIFASKTPHTIIILEDVSPQGWTMKGLLKSFEDLQPTIDAIAKFHAASIVMQANDPNLGPTIAARSQIPFGRCVA is encoded by the exons ATGATGGAGTTCAACCACGATGAACTATCGTCACCAGGCTGGCTAAATGAAGAATTTTTCCAGCATGTTTTGTGCGAGTACGAACGTGATCCAGCGGTTCGGCTGGTGGGAACGTGTCAGCTACGGCCCGGCACAAAGGCGGGTGATCATTTTGCAAGCGTTATGTACAGAACGACGTTCCGTTACCAGACCGGCGGTGTCGAGAAATCGATCAATCTTATCATGAAGATAAAGCCCGTGGCCGAAGGTATGAAGAAGGAGCTGCTGGATGATGAGGATTTTTTTGGCAAAGAAATTCGTATGTACACCCGGGTACTTCCCGAGATGGCGCGACTGATGGGAAGCATCGGCGAGGAGTATAAGTATCCAAA CTTAATCTTCGCATCCAAGACTCCCCACACGATCATCATCCTGGAAGATGTGAGTCCGCAAGGCTGGACAATGAAGGGGTTGCTTAAAAGCTTCGAGGATCTACAACCAACGATCGATGCCATCGCGAAGTTTCATGCCGCATCTATAGTAATGCAAGCGAAT GATCCCAATTTGGGACCGACTATCGCTGCACGATCGCAGATACCATTCGGACGATGCGTAGCATGA
- the LOC118502654 gene encoding uncharacterized protein LOC118502654 isoform X2, with protein MMEFNHDELSSPGWLNEEFFQHVLCEYERDPAVRLVGTCQLRPGTKAGDHFASVMYRTTFRYQTGGVEKSINLIMKIKPVAEGMKKELLDDEDFFGKEIRMYTRVLPEMARLMGSIGEEYKYPNLIFASKTPHTIIILEDVSPQGWTMKGLLKSFEDLQPTIDAIAKFHAASIVMQANIPFGRCVA; from the exons ATGATGGAGTTCAACCACGATGAACTATCGTCACCAGGCTGGCTAAATGAAGAATTTTTCCAGCATGTTTTGTGCGAGTACGAACGTGATCCAGCGGTTCGGCTGGTGGGAACGTGTCAGCTACGGCCCGGCACAAAGGCGGGTGATCATTTTGCAAGCGTTATGTACAGAACGACGTTCCGTTACCAGACCGGCGGTGTCGAGAAATCGATCAATCTTATCATGAAGATAAAGCCCGTGGCCGAAGGTATGAAGAAGGAGCTGCTGGATGATGAGGATTTTTTTGGCAAAGAAATTCGTATGTACACCCGGGTACTTCCCGAGATGGCGCGACTGATGGGAAGCATCGGCGAGGAGTATAAGTATCCAAA CTTAATCTTCGCATCCAAGACTCCCCACACGATCATCATCCTGGAAGATGTGAGTCCGCAAGGCTGGACAATGAAGGGGTTGCTTAAAAGCTTCGAGGATCTACAACCAACGATCGATGCCATCGCGAAGTTTCATGCCGCATCTATAGTAATGCAAGCGAAT ATACCATTCGGACGATGCGTAGCATGA